One Streptomyces sp. NBC_00223 genomic window carries:
- a CDS encoding SDR family NAD(P)-dependent oxidoreductase, which translates to MGRFGTYGVVVTGAARGIGEATARRFAAEGANVLIADVNEEAAGRTAAAIRADGGRAEAVRCDVADRTSVDAAVAHAVDLFGTLDVLVNNAYSCSEHHVDFTGESDADWHLDLDITLTGAMRCSRAALPYLAAAPDRRGAIVNIGSVNGLSYFGNHSYSAAKAGLISLTRTLAVQAAPGGVRVNLVAPGTIRTPAWAGREDVLDAAAGAYPLGRIGEPSDIAAAVTFLASMDAAWITGVTLPVDGGILGSNQGFTDALDAHRGPLDAR; encoded by the coding sequence ATGGGACGCTTCGGCACGTACGGCGTGGTGGTGACGGGTGCGGCCCGCGGGATCGGTGAGGCGACGGCCAGGCGGTTCGCGGCAGAGGGCGCGAACGTGCTGATCGCCGATGTGAACGAGGAGGCCGCCGGCCGTACGGCCGCCGCGATCAGGGCGGACGGGGGGCGCGCCGAGGCGGTGCGCTGCGATGTCGCCGACCGTACGTCCGTCGACGCGGCGGTCGCGCACGCGGTGGACCTCTTCGGCACCCTGGACGTCCTGGTCAACAACGCCTACTCGTGCAGCGAGCACCATGTGGACTTCACCGGGGAGTCCGACGCGGACTGGCACCTCGACCTCGACATCACACTGACCGGAGCCATGCGCTGCTCGCGCGCCGCGCTGCCGTATCTGGCCGCCGCCCCGGACAGGCGCGGCGCGATCGTCAACATCGGGTCGGTCAACGGGCTCTCGTACTTCGGCAACCACTCCTACAGCGCCGCCAAGGCCGGACTGATCTCGCTGACCCGCACGCTGGCCGTGCAGGCGGCGCCCGGCGGAGTCCGCGTCAACCTGGTGGCGCCCGGCACCATCCGCACCCCCGCCTGGGCGGGCCGCGAGGACGTGCTCGACGCGGCGGCGGGCGCCTACCCGCTCGGCCGGATCGGCGAACCCTCCGACATCGCGGCCGCCGTCACCTTCCTCGCCTCCATGGACGCGGCCTGGATCACCGGCGTCACCCTCCCGGTCGACGGCGGCATCCTCGGCAGCAACCAGGGCTTCACCGACGCGCTCGACGCGCACCGGGGGCCGCTCGACGCGCGCTGA
- a CDS encoding serine hydrolase domain-containing protein — MDHQVTGHGDVRGDIHGDVRADVHGTAEGGWEAVRAAFARNFSHRGEHGAAFTLYHQGRKVVDLWAGDSAFDGGPPWAEDTAQTVRSATKGVAAACLLLLHQRGRLDLDAPVGAYWPEFTARGKERVTVRDVLAHRAGVPALDTPLTPRQALDGGSGPRAVAAQQPLFPPGAAHGYHAQTYSWLLGELVARASGRTIGQYAAEEITRPLGLDLWIGLPPGQEHRVGRIGAVATPAPAASGTLRARPKRSVQDAYADPASLTNRAFAAITPLPDENDPAYRAAELAGSGGIATARALARFYAALIGDVTGAGRLFTPATAAAARTAHSEGPDRVLVVDTRFGLGYMLHGSASPLLGPGSFGHPGRGGSLGFADPDAGIGFGYVTNGMQKNVTADPRAQALVRAVRECLR, encoded by the coding sequence ATGGACCACCAGGTCACGGGCCATGGGGACGTCCGCGGGGACATACACGGGGATGTTCGCGCGGACGTCCACGGCACGGCGGAGGGCGGGTGGGAGGCGGTACGCGCCGCCTTCGCCCGCAACTTCTCGCACAGGGGCGAGCACGGCGCGGCCTTCACGCTTTACCACCAGGGCCGCAAGGTCGTGGACCTGTGGGCGGGCGACTCCGCCTTCGACGGCGGGCCGCCGTGGGCCGAGGACACCGCGCAGACCGTACGGTCGGCCACCAAGGGCGTGGCCGCCGCCTGTCTGCTGCTGCTCCACCAGCGCGGCCGGCTGGACCTGGACGCGCCGGTGGGCGCGTACTGGCCGGAGTTCACGGCGCGCGGCAAGGAGCGGGTGACCGTGCGGGACGTGCTCGCGCACCGGGCCGGGGTGCCCGCGCTGGACACCCCGCTCACCCCGCGGCAGGCCCTGGACGGCGGTTCGGGACCGCGCGCGGTGGCCGCCCAGCAGCCGCTCTTCCCGCCCGGCGCCGCGCACGGCTACCACGCGCAGACCTACAGCTGGCTGCTCGGTGAGCTGGTCGCCAGGGCGTCCGGTCGGACGATCGGACAGTACGCCGCCGAGGAGATCACCCGCCCGCTCGGACTCGACCTGTGGATCGGTCTGCCGCCGGGCCAGGAGCACCGGGTGGGCCGGATCGGCGCCGTCGCCACGCCCGCGCCGGCCGCGTCCGGCACTCTGCGCGCCCGGCCGAAGCGGTCGGTGCAGGACGCCTACGCCGACCCCGCGTCGCTGACCAACCGCGCCTTCGCGGCCATCACCCCGCTCCCCGACGAGAACGACCCCGCCTACCGGGCCGCCGAGCTGGCCGGTTCCGGCGGCATCGCGACCGCCCGCGCGCTGGCCCGCTTCTACGCCGCCCTGATCGGCGATGTCACCGGCGCCGGACGGCTGTTCACGCCCGCCACGGCCGCCGCCGCCCGCACCGCGCACTCCGAGGGGCCGGACCGGGTGCTGGTCGTCGACACCCGGTTCGGCCTCGGCTACATGCTGCACGGCTCCGCTTCCCCGCTGCTCGGCCCCGGCTCCTTCGGCCACCCCGGACGCGGTGGCTCACTGGGCTTCGCGGACCCCGACGCGGGCATCGGCTTCGGCTACGTCACCAACGGCATGCAGAAGAACGTGACCGCCGATCCCCGCGCCCAGGCTCTGGTCAGGGCCGTACGGGAGTGCCTACGCTGA
- a CDS encoding glycoside hydrolase family 6 protein has protein sequence MAVPTVRRRTAALAAGALVVVAGSAVAAMSTTTASAATTGCSVKYTVQSQWDVGFTTNVTVTNSGSAITSWNVGWSFAGNQQVTQGWNATITQSGKNVTAASLSYNGSLATGASTDFGFNGSYSGTNAVPTSFTLNGVTCGGGTPPTTPPTTPPTTKPPTTPPTTPPTTPPTTKPPTTPPTTPPTTPPTTPPTNPPTGPRVDNPYVGAKGYVNPEWSAKAAADGGSAVANASTAVWMDRIAAINGINGGMGLKAHLDEAVAQANGQPLTFEVVIYDLPGRDCAALASNGELSPTDLPKYESQYIDPIAALESNSKYAGLRIVNIIEPDSLPNITTNAGGTDGSTDACVTMKANGNYEKGVGYALAKLGAIGNTYNYIDAGHHAWLGWDSNFVPTAQEFLKASTTSGATVANVQGFIINTANYGATTEPYFKVTDSVNGTSVRQSKWVDWNNYVDEQSFAQAFRTELISIGFKSDIGMLIDTSRNGWGGTARPKAAGPTTSVDTYIDGGRIDRRIHAGNWCNQSGAGLGARPTAAPATGIDAYVWVKPPGESDGSSSAIANDQGKGFDRMCDPTYTGNARNGNNASGALANAPLAGDWFSAQFRQLVQNAYPPLS, from the coding sequence ATGGCAGTCCCGACAGTCCGACGCAGAACTGCTGCACTGGCCGCTGGCGCGCTCGTCGTCGTCGCCGGCAGCGCAGTGGCTGCGATGAGCACCACGACCGCCTCGGCGGCCACCACCGGCTGCTCCGTCAAATACACCGTGCAGAGCCAGTGGGACGTGGGCTTCACCACCAACGTCACTGTGACCAACAGCGGCTCGGCCATCACCAGTTGGAACGTCGGCTGGTCGTTCGCCGGCAACCAGCAGGTCACCCAGGGCTGGAACGCGACGATCACCCAGTCGGGTAAGAACGTCACCGCGGCCAGCCTTTCCTACAACGGGAGCCTGGCGACCGGCGCTTCCACGGACTTCGGCTTCAACGGGTCGTACAGCGGTACGAACGCCGTGCCGACGTCCTTCACGCTGAACGGCGTCACCTGTGGCGGCGGCACGCCTCCCACCACGCCGCCGACCACGCCTCCGACGACGAAGCCGCCGACGACGCCGCCGACGACGCCTCCCACGACGCCGCCGACGACGAAGCCGCCGACCACTCCGCCGACCACTCCGCCGACGACGCCTCCCACCACGCCTCCGACCAACCCCCCCACCGGACCGCGGGTCGACAACCCGTATGTCGGTGCCAAGGGTTACGTCAACCCGGAGTGGTCCGCGAAGGCCGCCGCTGACGGCGGCTCGGCCGTCGCCAACGCCTCCACCGCGGTGTGGATGGACCGGATCGCCGCGATCAACGGCATCAACGGTGGCATGGGTCTGAAGGCGCACCTCGACGAGGCGGTTGCCCAGGCCAACGGCCAGCCGCTGACGTTCGAGGTTGTCATCTACGACCTGCCCGGCCGTGACTGCGCCGCCCTGGCGTCGAACGGTGAGCTGTCGCCGACCGACCTCCCCAAGTACGAGAGCCAGTACATCGACCCGATCGCCGCGCTGGAGTCGAACTCCAAGTACGCCGGTCTGCGGATCGTCAACATCATTGAGCCCGACTCGCTGCCCAACATCACCACCAACGCGGGCGGCACCGACGGTTCGACGGACGCCTGCGTGACCATGAAGGCGAACGGCAACTACGAGAAGGGTGTCGGCTACGCGCTTGCCAAGCTGGGCGCGATCGGCAACACCTACAACTACATCGACGCCGGCCACCACGCCTGGCTCGGCTGGGACAGCAACTTCGTCCCGACCGCGCAGGAGTTCCTGAAGGCCTCCACGACCAGCGGCGCCACCGTTGCCAACGTGCAGGGCTTCATCATCAACACGGCGAACTACGGCGCGACCACCGAGCCGTACTTCAAGGTCACGGACTCCGTGAACGGCACCTCGGTCCGTCAGTCCAAGTGGGTCGACTGGAACAACTACGTGGACGAGCAGTCGTTCGCGCAGGCCTTCCGCACGGAGCTCATCAGCATCGGCTTCAAGTCCGACATCGGCATGCTGATCGACACCTCCCGCAACGGCTGGGGCGGCACCGCTCGTCCCAAGGCTGCGGGTCCCACGACCTCGGTCGACACCTACATCGACGGTGGCCGTATCGACCGCCGCATCCACGCCGGTAACTGGTGCAACCAGTCCGGTGCCGGCCTTGGCGCCCGTCCCACCGCCGCTCCGGCGACCGGTATCGACGCCTACGTCTGGGTGAAGCCTCCGGGTGAGTCGGACGGTTCCAGCTCTGCCATCGCGAACGACCAGGGCAAGGGCTTCGACCGGATGTGCGACCCGACCTACACGGGCAACGCCCGCAACGGCAACAACGCCTCCGGTGCCCTGGCGAACGCTCCGCTCGCCGGTGACTGGTTCTCGGCCCAGTTCCGTCAGCTGGTCCAGAACGCGTACCCGCCGCTGTCGTAA
- a CDS encoding FAD-binding dehydrogenase, producing MALDADVVVVGAGLAGLVATAELAAAGRKVILLDQEPEASLGGQAFWSFGGLFLVDSPEQRRMRIKDSAELAWQDWLGTAGFDRPEDHWPRRWARAYVDFAAGEKRTWLRERGVRLFPVVGWAERGGFLATGPGNSVPRFHITWGTGPGVVAPFEQRVRDAVARGLVQLRFRHRVTGLTRTGDAVDGVTGEVLAPSGAERGRASSREVAGEFALRAQAVIVTSGGIGGNHELVRAAWPERLGTPPRRLLSGVPAHVDGLMLGVAEDAGGRLINGDRMWHYTEGIENWDPIWARHGIRILPGPSSLWLDATGRRLPVPYFPGFDTLGTLEHIMTTGHEYTWFVLTQKIIEKEFALSGSEQNPDLTGKSVREVLKRVLPGAPGPVEAFKRHGADFVVERELGALVRRMNALTGDDLIDEARLRGEIEARDREIANTYTKDLQVTAIRGARNYLGDKLIRTASPHRLLDPKAGPLIAVRLHILTRKSLGGLETDLDGRVLRGGPAGGAGALAGGAVGAEAGGEGGRGEPLPGLYAAGEAAGFGGGGMHGYRSLEGTFLGGCLFSGRAAGRAAARATA from the coding sequence ATGGCGCTGGACGCGGACGTCGTGGTGGTGGGCGCGGGGCTGGCCGGACTGGTGGCCACCGCCGAACTGGCGGCGGCGGGACGGAAGGTGATCCTGCTCGACCAGGAGCCGGAGGCGTCGCTCGGCGGCCAGGCGTTCTGGTCGTTCGGCGGGCTGTTCCTCGTCGACTCGCCGGAGCAGCGGCGGATGCGGATCAAGGACAGCGCGGAACTCGCCTGGCAGGACTGGCTGGGCACAGCCGGCTTCGACCGGCCGGAGGACCACTGGCCGCGCCGCTGGGCGCGCGCGTACGTCGACTTCGCCGCGGGCGAGAAACGGACCTGGCTGCGCGAGCGCGGAGTGCGGCTCTTCCCGGTGGTCGGATGGGCCGAGCGGGGTGGTTTCCTGGCCACGGGACCGGGTAATTCCGTACCGCGCTTCCACATCACCTGGGGAACGGGTCCCGGCGTGGTCGCGCCCTTCGAGCAACGGGTGCGGGACGCGGTCGCGCGCGGCCTGGTCCAGTTGCGCTTCCGGCACCGGGTGACCGGGCTGACCAGGACCGGCGACGCCGTCGACGGGGTGACCGGCGAGGTGCTGGCGCCCAGCGGCGCGGAGCGCGGGCGGGCCAGTTCACGGGAGGTGGCGGGCGAGTTCGCGCTGCGCGCGCAGGCGGTGATCGTCACGTCCGGCGGTATCGGCGGCAACCACGAACTGGTGCGGGCGGCCTGGCCGGAGCGGCTGGGCACACCGCCGCGCAGGCTGCTCTCCGGCGTCCCGGCCCATGTGGACGGGCTGATGCTGGGCGTCGCGGAGGACGCGGGCGGCAGGCTGATCAACGGCGACCGCATGTGGCACTACACCGAGGGCATCGAGAACTGGGACCCGATCTGGGCCCGGCACGGTATCCGTATCCTGCCCGGGCCGTCCTCGCTGTGGCTGGACGCGACAGGCCGACGGCTGCCGGTGCCGTACTTCCCCGGCTTCGACACGCTCGGCACCCTCGAACACATCATGACCACCGGGCACGAATACACCTGGTTCGTCCTCACGCAGAAGATCATCGAGAAGGAGTTCGCACTGTCGGGCTCGGAACAGAATCCGGACCTGACCGGGAAGAGCGTACGGGAGGTGCTCAAACGGGTGCTGCCCGGCGCGCCGGGTCCGGTGGAGGCGTTCAAACGGCACGGGGCGGACTTCGTGGTGGAGCGCGAACTGGGCGCGCTGGTACGGAGGATGAACGCGCTGACCGGTGACGACCTCATCGACGAGGCCCGGCTGCGGGGCGAGATCGAGGCGCGCGACCGGGAGATCGCCAACACGTATACGAAGGACCTCCAGGTCACGGCGATCCGGGGGGCGCGGAACTACCTCGGGGACAAGCTGATCCGCACGGCCTCGCCGCACCGGCTGCTCGATCCGAAGGCGGGGCCGCTGATCGCGGTGCGGCTGCACATCCTCACGCGCAAGTCGCTCGGGGGGCTGGAGACGGATCTCGACGGGCGGGTGCTGCGGGGTGGCCCGGCCGGCGGGGCGGGTGCCCTGGCCGGCGGGGCGGTGGGGGCCGAGGCCGGGGGCGAGGGCGGTCGCGGGGAGCCGCTGCCGGGGCTGTACGCGGCGGGCGAGGCGGCCGGTTTCGGCGGTGGCGGCATGCACGGCTACCGGTCGCTCGAAGGGACGTTCCTGGGCGGCTGCCTCTTCTCCGGCCGCGCGGCGGGGCGGGCGGCGGCGCGGGCAACGGCGTAG
- a CDS encoding S41 family peptidase, with the protein MGGVSDGAYLRFPHLHGDLLCFAAEDDIWVAPLGPPGDAPGRAWRVTADRTRVGPPRLSPDGTTIAFTTWRSLDPEVYLVPVDGGTARRLTYWGSTDTRVCSWTPDGHVLAVSSHGQPFAYHTWSYSVPTSGGPGGPLPWGPVSDIAVRDTDGERRTLLLTGTPPHEPHAWKRYRGGATGRLWLHGERLVPDLEGHLASPMFVAGRIAFLSDHQGVGNLYSCLPDGGDLRRHTDHADFYARSAATDGERVVYQCAGELWLVEDLASKDAKPRRLDLRLGGPRSGRRPYQVPAAANLNSLAMDRTGRASAVCVRGSLYWLTHRDGPARTISDSPGARVRLPAMLGDTGLVAYVTDAEGEDGIELAHVPGRASLVLAQDPEGRNDLAVGEEADLLPVGAGARSGSTRWPEPAGSRTAGTSAHNGAAPDDVPANGSANGSDDNPTSTHDSTDTPSLFLSGDTTGDATGDTGGRTNGETTGEPAADDNGDDDSDDATDDRVRSDGHPDEAHARLAVGRLGRVLELVASPDGGTLAVASHDGRLLLVATGEGEVARDASGVYDAGSGEPPAGTVDELIRSTNGPVRDLAFSPDSAWLTWSHPGVGRSLRSIKIARLDDHTIIDVTNGRFEDEQPVFTDDGRYLAFLSWRGFDPVYDVHTGDLSFPLGCRPYLVPLNSATPSPFALRVEGSPVGSGLDPGEGLGDGPVVVEAQGLPSRVTPFPVAASKYSALEPVQDGLVWLRWPISGALGETFVNPTDPSARPTLEYFSLGKCRRTELVRHMDWYAVSGDGRRLAVYDEGELAILPATERGDDDSTIYVDMRRVLHEVKPTAEWRQAYAEAGRLIRDYFWAPDMCGVDWPAILDQYRPLVERVATPDEFADLLREVLGELGTSHAYVQPARRNEGPPHYQRPIGLLGADFQRNKDGTWTVVRILPGESSDSKARSPLAGTGVREGSALTHIDGRRVDPQAGPYPLLAGAGGTTVELTFTPPGGRGAPRRVAIVPLIDERPLRYQHWVARRRSVVRHLSGGRCGYLHIPDMGGSGWAQFNRDLRKEVAYDALLVDVRGNAGGNISELVIEKLTRTVLGWDLTRNAQPVSYAGSAPRGPVVAIADEATSSDGDMITAAFKLLGLGPVVGLRTWGGVVGMTGRHRLGDNTVITVPMNAAWFDAYGWSVENHGVAPDIECLRTPLDWAEGRHGQLSVAVRTALSLLDDHPAAVPPDLSARPNRARPELPPR; encoded by the coding sequence ATGGGAGGGGTGAGCGACGGCGCGTACCTCCGGTTCCCGCATCTGCACGGCGATCTGCTCTGCTTCGCCGCCGAGGACGACATCTGGGTGGCCCCGCTCGGACCCCCGGGCGACGCACCGGGGCGCGCCTGGCGGGTGACGGCGGACCGCACCCGGGTGGGACCGCCGCGCCTTTCACCCGACGGTACGACCATCGCCTTCACCACCTGGCGCAGCCTCGACCCGGAGGTGTACCTCGTACCGGTGGACGGCGGGACCGCCCGCCGTCTGACGTACTGGGGCAGCACCGACACCCGCGTGTGTTCGTGGACGCCCGACGGCCATGTGCTGGCCGTATCGTCACATGGTCAGCCGTTCGCCTATCACACCTGGTCGTACAGTGTGCCGACCTCGGGCGGGCCGGGCGGTCCGCTGCCCTGGGGGCCGGTCTCCGACATCGCCGTGCGGGACACCGACGGCGAACGCCGCACCCTGCTGCTGACCGGCACGCCTCCCCACGAGCCGCACGCGTGGAAGCGCTATCGGGGCGGGGCCACCGGCCGGCTGTGGCTGCACGGCGAGCGGCTGGTCCCCGATCTGGAGGGGCATCTGGCGTCCCCGATGTTCGTGGCCGGCCGGATCGCCTTCCTCTCCGACCACCAGGGCGTCGGCAACCTGTACTCCTGCCTGCCGGACGGCGGCGATCTGCGCCGGCACACCGACCACGCCGACTTCTACGCCCGCAGCGCCGCCACGGACGGCGAGCGGGTGGTGTACCAGTGCGCGGGCGAACTGTGGCTGGTCGAGGACCTGGCGTCCAAGGACGCGAAACCACGCCGTCTGGACCTTCGGCTCGGTGGCCCCCGCAGCGGTCGCCGCCCCTACCAGGTGCCGGCCGCCGCCAACCTCAACAGCCTCGCCATGGACCGCACCGGACGGGCGAGCGCGGTGTGCGTACGCGGCAGCCTGTACTGGCTCACCCACCGCGACGGCCCCGCCCGTACGATCTCCGACTCGCCCGGGGCCAGGGTTCGGCTCCCGGCGATGCTCGGCGACACCGGACTGGTCGCCTATGTCACGGACGCGGAGGGCGAGGACGGCATCGAACTCGCCCACGTGCCCGGACGCGCCTCCCTGGTCCTCGCCCAGGACCCCGAGGGGAGGAACGACCTGGCCGTCGGCGAGGAGGCCGACCTCCTCCCGGTGGGAGCGGGCGCCCGGTCCGGCTCGACGCGCTGGCCGGAACCGGCCGGGAGCCGTACGGCCGGAACGTCCGCGCACAATGGCGCCGCCCCGGACGATGTTCCGGCCAACGGATCGGCCAACGGATCGGACGACAATCCGACCAGCACCCACGACAGCACCGACACACCGTCCCTCTTTCTGTCCGGTGATACGACCGGTGACGCGACGGGTGACACGGGCGGTCGTACGAATGGTGAAACGACCGGCGAGCCCGCCGCCGACGACAACGGCGACGACGACAGCGATGACGCCACCGACGACCGGGTCCGGTCCGACGGTCACCCCGACGAGGCGCACGCCCGGCTCGCCGTCGGCCGCCTGGGCCGCGTCCTGGAGCTGGTCGCCTCCCCCGACGGCGGCACCCTCGCCGTGGCCTCCCACGACGGCCGACTGCTGCTCGTCGCGACCGGCGAGGGCGAGGTGGCACGGGACGCGTCGGGTGTGTACGACGCCGGCTCCGGGGAGCCACCCGCCGGAACGGTCGACGAGCTGATCCGCTCCACCAACGGCCCGGTCCGCGACCTTGCCTTCTCCCCCGACTCCGCGTGGCTCACCTGGTCGCATCCTGGGGTGGGCCGTTCGCTGCGTTCCATCAAGATCGCCCGACTGGACGACCATACGATCATCGATGTCACCAATGGCCGTTTTGAGGATGAACAGCCGGTCTTCACGGACGACGGCCGATATCTGGCGTTCCTGTCCTGGCGCGGCTTCGACCCGGTGTACGACGTTCATACCGGCGACCTGTCCTTCCCGCTCGGCTGCCGCCCCTACCTCGTACCGCTGAACTCGGCGACGCCGTCACCCTTCGCACTGCGCGTCGAAGGGAGCCCGGTCGGCAGCGGACTCGACCCGGGTGAGGGGCTCGGCGACGGACCGGTGGTCGTGGAGGCCCAGGGGCTGCCCAGCCGGGTGACGCCCTTTCCCGTGGCGGCCTCCAAGTACAGTGCCCTCGAACCCGTCCAGGACGGTCTGGTCTGGCTGCGCTGGCCGATCTCCGGCGCCCTCGGCGAGACGTTCGTCAACCCCACCGACCCCTCCGCCCGCCCCACCCTTGAGTACTTCAGCCTCGGCAAGTGCAGGCGCACCGAACTCGTCCGCCACATGGACTGGTACGCCGTCAGCGGGGACGGCCGGCGTCTGGCCGTCTACGACGAGGGCGAACTGGCGATACTGCCCGCCACCGAACGCGGCGACGACGACTCGACGATCTACGTCGACATGCGGCGCGTCCTGCACGAGGTCAAGCCGACCGCCGAGTGGCGGCAGGCCTACGCCGAGGCCGGGCGGCTGATCCGCGACTACTTCTGGGCGCCGGACATGTGCGGCGTGGACTGGCCGGCGATCCTCGACCAGTACCGGCCGCTGGTCGAACGCGTCGCCACCCCGGACGAGTTCGCCGACCTCCTGCGCGAGGTGCTCGGCGAACTCGGCACCTCCCACGCCTATGTCCAGCCCGCCCGCCGCAATGAGGGCCCGCCGCACTACCAGCGGCCCATCGGCCTGCTCGGCGCCGACTTCCAGCGCAACAAGGACGGCACCTGGACGGTCGTTCGCATCCTTCCCGGCGAATCCTCCGACTCCAAGGCCCGCTCCCCGCTGGCCGGTACGGGGGTGCGCGAGGGCTCGGCGCTCACCCATATCGACGGGCGGCGGGTCGATCCGCAGGCCGGCCCGTATCCCCTGCTCGCGGGCGCGGGCGGCACCACCGTGGAGCTGACGTTCACCCCGCCCGGCGGCCGCGGGGCTCCCCGCCGGGTCGCGATCGTCCCGCTGATCGACGAACGCCCACTGCGCTACCAGCACTGGGTGGCCAGGCGGCGTTCCGTCGTACGGCACCTGAGCGGCGGGCGGTGCGGCTACCTCCACATCCCCGACATGGGCGGCTCCGGCTGGGCACAGTTCAACCGCGATCTGCGCAAGGAAGTCGCGTACGACGCGCTGCTGGTCGACGTCCGCGGCAACGCGGGCGGCAACATCAGCGAACTCGTCATCGAGAAGCTGACCCGCACGGTGCTCGGCTGGGACCTCACCCGCAACGCCCAGCCCGTCTCCTACGCCGGCAGCGCCCCGCGGGGCCCGGTCGTCGCCATCGCGGACGAAGCGACCTCCTCCGACGGCGACATGATCACCGCTGCCTTCAAGCTCCTCGGCCTGGGCCCGGTCGTCGGCCTGCGCACCTGGGGAGGCGTGGTGGGGATGACGGGTCGTCACCGGCTTGGCGACAATACGGTCATCACTGTTCCGATGAACGCCGCCTGGTTCGACGCCTATGGATGGTCCGTCGAGAACCACGGGGTGGCCCCCGACATCGAATGCCTGCGGACTCCCCTCGACTGGGCGGAGGGCCGGCACGGCCAGCTCTCGGTCGCCGTGCGCACGGCGCTGTCCCTGCTCGACGACCACCCCGCCGCCGTGCCGCCGGACCTCTCCGCCCGTCCCAACCGCGCCCGGCCCGAACTGCCGCCGCGCTGA
- a CDS encoding SDR family oxidoreductase encodes MSGSSLDGRVAVVTGAARGVGAQLARELAARGARLALVGLEPDEMKNVADSLGGDAASWTADVTDRVRMAEVAGEVVERFGRVDVVVANAGVATGGPFLDSDPEAFDRVIQVNLLGGVATARAFLPALISSHGYLLHIASLAAITPAPMMAAYCASKSGVEAFAHSLRAELGHKGVQVGVGYLSWTDTDMVRGADEDEAMRTMRARLPWPANRTYPLEPAVDRIVAGIVRRSPHVYGQWWLRGMQPIRGFLPSVVGGALGRREMRRAEAALARNGSARRGLVGRGGAADESARSSVHHSP; translated from the coding sequence ATGAGCGGATCATCGCTGGACGGCCGGGTCGCGGTGGTCACCGGCGCCGCCCGCGGCGTGGGCGCCCAACTCGCCCGCGAACTCGCCGCACGCGGCGCCCGTCTCGCGCTCGTCGGCCTCGAACCCGATGAGATGAAGAACGTCGCCGACTCGCTCGGTGGTGACGCGGCCTCCTGGACCGCCGATGTCACCGACCGGGTGAGGATGGCGGAGGTCGCCGGCGAGGTGGTGGAGCGTTTCGGCCGCGTCGACGTGGTCGTCGCCAACGCGGGTGTCGCCACGGGCGGTCCCTTCCTCGACTCCGACCCCGAAGCCTTCGACCGGGTGATCCAGGTCAACCTGCTGGGCGGGGTGGCCACCGCCCGCGCCTTCCTGCCCGCGCTCATCTCGTCGCACGGCTACCTTCTGCACATCGCGTCGCTCGCCGCGATCACCCCCGCGCCGATGATGGCCGCCTACTGCGCGAGCAAGTCGGGCGTCGAGGCGTTCGCGCACAGCCTGCGCGCGGAACTGGGCCACAAGGGAGTCCAGGTCGGCGTCGGCTACCTCAGCTGGACCGACACCGACATGGTGCGCGGGGCCGACGAGGACGAGGCGATGCGCACCATGCGGGCCCGACTGCCCTGGCCGGCCAACCGCACCTACCCGTTGGAGCCGGCCGTCGACCGTATCGTGGCCGGCATCGTACGACGATCGCCTCATGTGTACGGACAGTGGTGGTTGCGCGGTATGCAGCCGATTCGAGGCTTTCTGCCCTCGGTTGTGGGCGGCGCGCTCGGACGGCGGGAAATGCGGCGCGCGGAAGCGGCGTTGGCCCGCAACGGGAGCGCGCGACGCGGTCTTGTCGGGCGCGGCGGGGCCGCCGATGAGTCGGCGCGATCATCGGTTCATCACTCCCCGTAG